One window of Candidatus Eisenbacteria bacterium genomic DNA carries:
- a CDS encoding sigma-54-dependent Fis family transcriptional regulator translates to MNLLERVLLVDDEDAVVANVRRALGSRCEIHHARSGREALECLRRTTFDCVLLDWMLGDPPPDGLDGRDLLSEIRAKDPALPIVVLSKHREPEVLIEILRRGANDYVCKGDGYATLPARIHHVLSQAKRNLGLLYHRRREAEEYEPFIGESPAFEELRRKIDAVASTDLPVLITGPTGSGKEAVARRIHALSPRSEAEFAVADCTKYRPEIAWSELFGHAKGSFTGADKDVAGKVEAAEGGTLFLDEIGCLANEVQSCLLRFLDTLEYERYGEHRPRSVNARVVAATNVDPDRSVREGRFRQDLYFRLAAVRLHVPPLSERREDILPLARHFLRMHDLPSPDPPLTFAPEVEEALLDHPWEGNVRELKNSIWAAVQIAKGKGERELRVEHFWSLAGSSEESATGDYKVRLDRARRTILTDALRSARGNKTEAARALGLTFEGLRKLISRLGIRGEEFG, encoded by the coding sequence ATGAACCTGTTGGAGAGAGTGCTCCTCGTGGATGACGAGGACGCGGTCGTCGCGAACGTACGGAGAGCGCTCGGTTCTCGGTGCGAAATCCATCACGCGAGATCCGGCCGCGAAGCTCTCGAGTGCCTTCGCCGGACGACGTTCGATTGCGTGCTGTTGGATTGGATGCTCGGCGACCCGCCTCCGGACGGCTTGGACGGACGGGACCTCCTCTCCGAGATCCGTGCGAAAGATCCCGCTCTCCCGATCGTGGTGCTGAGCAAGCACCGGGAGCCGGAGGTCCTCATCGAGATCCTGCGGCGCGGGGCGAACGATTACGTGTGCAAGGGGGACGGGTACGCAACCTTGCCGGCGCGCATCCACCACGTGCTCTCGCAGGCGAAAAGGAACCTCGGCCTTCTCTATCATCGCCGCCGGGAGGCGGAGGAGTACGAGCCTTTCATCGGCGAGTCGCCTGCATTCGAAGAGCTCCGGAGGAAGATCGACGCGGTCGCTTCCACCGATCTTCCCGTTCTCATTACGGGGCCGACCGGTTCGGGGAAGGAAGCGGTGGCGAGGCGGATCCACGCCTTGAGCCCGCGCTCGGAGGCGGAGTTCGCCGTGGCCGATTGCACGAAGTACCGACCCGAGATCGCCTGGAGCGAGCTTTTCGGGCACGCGAAGGGCTCGTTCACGGGTGCGGACAAGGACGTCGCGGGAAAGGTAGAGGCCGCAGAAGGCGGAACTCTCTTTCTGGACGAGATCGGATGTTTGGCGAACGAGGTTCAGAGCTGTCTGCTCCGTTTTCTCGACACGCTCGAGTACGAACGATACGGCGAGCACCGGCCGCGATCCGTGAATGCCCGAGTCGTCGCCGCGACGAACGTCGATCCGGATCGGTCCGTCCGGGAAGGGCGTTTCCGGCAAGACCTCTACTTCCGCCTGGCCGCGGTTCGGCTGCACGTTCCTCCTCTCTCGGAAAGGAGGGAGGATATCCTCCCCCTCGCGCGTCATTTCCTTCGGATGCATGATCTCCCCTCGCCGGATCCTCCGCTCACGTTCGCCCCCGAGGTCGAGGAGGCTCTCCTCGACCATCCGTGGGAGGGGAACGTGAGGGAGCTGAAGAACTCGATCTGGGCGGCCGTCCAAATCGCGAAGGGGAAGGGGGAGCGGGAGCTTCGGGTCGAGCACTTCTGGAGCCTTGCCGGTTCTTCCGAGGAATCGGCTACGGGCGACTACAAGGTGCGACTCGACCGGGCGAGGCGGACGATCCTCACGGACGCCCTCCGCTCCGCTCGCGGGAACAAGACCGAGGCGGCCCGCGCTCTCGGGCTCACCTTCGAGGGCCTCCGGAAGCTGATCTCCCGGCTCGGGATTCGCGGGGAGGAGTTCGGGTAG
- a CDS encoding ATP-binding protein: protein TEQTLRVEPREADLNELVREVADSLRREIEAKNLSIELALSPDLPSSRFDPKRTKRVVRNLLDNAIKFSHAKGRVRISSEAMDGTVALHVSDEGVGIPLESLDSIFDSFRQVDGSETRVHGGAGVGLALVKEIMESQNGSVSVESAPGRGSTFTIRIPRSEETGSEGTRLREEIRPHASA, encoded by the coding sequence CACGGAGCAGACGCTCCGCGTCGAGCCGCGGGAAGCGGACCTGAACGAGCTCGTGCGGGAGGTGGCCGATTCGCTCCGGCGGGAGATCGAGGCGAAGAATCTCTCGATCGAGCTCGCCCTCTCTCCCGACCTGCCGAGCTCCCGCTTCGACCCGAAGCGGACGAAGCGGGTCGTGCGGAATCTTCTCGACAACGCGATCAAGTTCTCCCACGCGAAGGGAAGGGTCCGGATTTCGAGCGAGGCCATGGACGGCACGGTCGCTCTTCACGTGAGCGACGAAGGCGTGGGGATCCCTCTCGAGTCGCTCGACTCGATCTTCGACTCCTTCCGCCAGGTCGACGGCTCGGAGACGCGCGTCCACGGAGGCGCGGGAGTCGGCCTCGCCCTTGTCAAAGAGATCATGGAGAGCCAGAACGGATCCGTCTCGGTCGAATCCGCGCCCGGCCGAGGGAGCACCTTCACGATCCGCATTCCGCGGAGCGAAGAGACCGGCTCCGAAGGGACGAGGCTCCGCGAAGAAATTCGACCGCACGCGAGCGCGTAG